CTCTGATAAATATCTTTTCTATTTCTTCCTTGTATCTTTTGAGGATGATCAAGACTGTTTTTATTGATTTTGATGATACTCTTTGGGACACAAAGGGGAACAATAGAAAAGCATTGGAGGAGCTATACACTCTACTCGATTGGGGTAGGGGGTATAGCTCTTTCGATGTTTTTTGGGAGAAGTATTATCCGCTGAATGAGTATCAGTGGACGCTTTACCGAGATGGTATAATCTCCAAGCACGAACTGATGTACAATCGTTTTGCGATGGTCTTGGAGCCCTTGGGTATCAGTTCTGAAGAAGAGATTGCGATGATCAATGATCTATTTCTTCGCAAAACCTCTGTAATGAGCGGAGTGGTTGAGGGGACTTTTCCACTTTTAGAATACCTCAAACGCTTTTACAAGGTGGTGATCCTCTCCAATGGTTTTCGGGAGGTACAACGCTCGAAGATGAATGCAGCCGGTATCACGCCCTATATTGATCACTTGGTACTTTCCGAAGATGCCCGGTGCAGCAAGCCTTGTAAGCGTATTTTTGATTATGCTTTCTCTGTGACCAATAGCAGACCCCGGGAAACCATCATGATTGGTGACAACTGGGATGCCGACATTGTCGGGGCGCAAAATGCTCGTATCCCATCGATTTGGTTCAATCCGACCAAAGAACTTAGAACTCTTCCCACTACTGTCATCTCAGCTCCGATCTTTGAGGTGGAGCACTTGGATCGAATCCCTGCGATCCTTAGGGAAATGATCCCAGTTTTCTGATTTCGGTTTATCTTACCCCCCCTTTCTCTCCTTTTAGGCTTTGACAGTCTGAATTTATTTTCAGGAATGATCAGAGTGGAGCGAATAATAGGAGATTTTCCACATTCCAAGACGATAAGTCACTTTTTCAAGATCGTTTACCCCATGTCGACAGAGCTTTTTAGAAAGAAATCTGTCCACCAATAGAAGATTATAATCAATTATGAAGACTTTCAGAGAGCGTATCACGCATTTGTTGCGAGAGTTTTTCTCCCTTTCCAAAAGAAGTGGAGGATTGATAGCCTATTCGCTTGTGATGTATGTGCTATTTGTGATCTCTTATGAGACGAGAAATACAGAGGGGGCACTTACTGCATATTCATCCGAAACATTGGTGGCTTATAGTGCGCCATTCCTCATATTGGTGTATGTCTTACTGTATCGATTTAGAAGTAAGGGGGATAAAAAGTTCAGAATCATAGTCGGACTGATGCCCGCCGTACTTTTAGCCTTGTGGGGGACGAGAGGTATCGAACTTTTCATGACCCCTACGGTGATTGCTACCAGTCTTGTTTTGTCCCTGATGCTTTTGATTGTGACCTATCCGACATGTGGTATGGGAGATAAGAAGTTGGTCATGAAGACATACGACATATTTTTGAGTATATCGGCCACACTCTTTTTAGGTTTTACCCTCATGCTTTTGCTTTGGGGAGTGATACAGTCTATATCATTTCTTTTTGACATCTACGTTTTGGACGACCATAAGATGTATATTGAGGTTTTCATCCCATTTGTCGTTATGCCTCTCATATATAGGATGCTTGAAAGTCGTTTTGTGGTGAACGACGATGAGGATTCGATTATTTTCAACGTGACATTCAACTATCTTTTGGCGTATGCAGCTCTGATATATACTGTCATCATCTTGTTGTATCTTATCAAGTGCTTTATGACTTTTACGGTGCCCAATGGTGTCTTTGCAACGATCAGTGTTGTCATGTACTTTCTTGGACTTTTGGTGTATGTTTCTCAACACCTTCCGCATAAGTCTACGAGGTTTGCAACATGGTTGACAAGGCAATACAAATGGGCAATAGTCCCCACACTCATGCTTTACGCTTGGGCTGTCGGGGTGCGTGTGGATGCTTATGGATTGACGGAGCCACGTGTCTATCTAATTGCTTTCGGACTGATCATGTTTGTGACGGCTGTTAGTCTCTTTGTGTCTCCCACAAGAGTTTATCGAATGACACTGTTCTCTTGTTTCGTCGTCATGGGTGGTTTGTCCTATAATTTTGTGGTTACGCCTCATAGGTTAGCTTATTGGTCTCAGGAGTCTCGTATGTCTGCCCTTGCCAAGGAGCTTGGTTACCTTGACGAGAGTGGCAAACTTCTATCGGTCAATGAGATAAATGCTAAAGGTGATAGCCCGGACACACGAATAAGAGCATTCAAAACTGCGTATAACTTCGTGACTTCACATCCCGAGGAGGCAAAGAAAATATATGCAAAGTATGGTGAGATCGATGAGCGAGATATTGTCTATGACGAATATGCACATGTGACGATAGATCCCACTGCGGAGCGATCGCTCTGGTTGTATGCCAAAAGAGAGGATTGGCAGATCGATGCGACTTCGTACTCAAATATATACCTCAATCTCAGGACTATGTTGACAGAGAAAGGCGAAGTTGAACTTTATCTGAAAGATAGTCTTTTGACAACTTGTCCGATGGATACCATAATCAGCCAAATCAGAGCAACGTGTGACCTCGAAGAGATCTCTGAATCTGCACCTATTCAAGAGCGGATAATGGTTCGGTATGGAAACTTTGACCTCTTCTTCGGTTATCTTGATCTGAGATACAAGGTAGACAAGGGGTGGTCCATTTCGAGTGTGCGTGCCGAGCTCGTTGGCGAACTCAAAGAGTCACGCTTCACTCCATGATCGCCTCTCATCGACGAGTTAGTCTGCCTACGTCAATCTTTATCCCCGCATTGATACTCACATTGAGAGGCGTAGTCTTGTAGAAGGTCTCTACGGA
This is a stretch of genomic DNA from Porphyromonas cangingivalis. It encodes these proteins:
- a CDS encoding YjjG family noncanonical pyrimidine nucleotidase produces the protein MIKTVFIDFDDTLWDTKGNNRKALEELYTLLDWGRGYSSFDVFWEKYYPLNEYQWTLYRDGIISKHELMYNRFAMVLEPLGISSEEEIAMINDLFLRKTSVMSGVVEGTFPLLEYLKRFYKVVILSNGFREVQRSKMNAAGITPYIDHLVLSEDARCSKPCKRIFDYAFSVTNSRPRETIMIGDNWDADIVGAQNARIPSIWFNPTKELRTLPTTVISAPIFEVEHLDRIPAILREMIPVF
- a CDS encoding DUF4153 domain-containing protein; amino-acid sequence: MKTFRERITHLLREFFSLSKRSGGLIAYSLVMYVLFVISYETRNTEGALTAYSSETLVAYSAPFLILVYVLLYRFRSKGDKKFRIIVGLMPAVLLALWGTRGIELFMTPTVIATSLVLSLMLLIVTYPTCGMGDKKLVMKTYDIFLSISATLFLGFTLMLLLWGVIQSISFLFDIYVLDDHKMYIEVFIPFVVMPLIYRMLESRFVVNDDEDSIIFNVTFNYLLAYAALIYTVIILLYLIKCFMTFTVPNGVFATISVVMYFLGLLVYVSQHLPHKSTRFATWLTRQYKWAIVPTLMLYAWAVGVRVDAYGLTEPRVYLIAFGLIMFVTAVSLFVSPTRVYRMTLFSCFVVMGGLSYNFVVTPHRLAYWSQESRMSALAKELGYLDESGKLLSVNEINAKGDSPDTRIRAFKTAYNFVTSHPEEAKKIYAKYGEIDERDIVYDEYAHVTIDPTAERSLWLYAKREDWQIDATSYSNIYLNLRTMLTEKGEVELYLKDSLLTTCPMDTIISQIRATCDLEEISESAPIQERIMVRYGNFDLFFGYLDLRYKVDKGWSISSVRAELVGELKESRFTP